Proteins found in one Methylobacterium sp. CB376 genomic segment:
- a CDS encoding DUF6429 family protein, whose translation MQIDEERIDEAVLGLPWLTLHDERRAWKGFDWQVLDRLHRKGLIADPVGRAKSVVLTDEGLRRSRALFHALFTRAT comes from the coding sequence ATGCAGATCGATGAGGAGCGGATCGACGAGGCGGTGCTCGGCCTCCCGTGGCTGACGCTCCACGATGAGCGCCGGGCCTGGAAGGGATTCGACTGGCAGGTCCTCGATCGGCTGCACCGCAAAGGGCTGATCGCAGACCCAGTCGGACGAGCCAAGTCCGTGGTGCTCACGGATGAAGGGCTTCGCCGATCCCGGGCGTTGTTTCACGCCTTGTTCACGCGCGCGACCTGA
- a CDS encoding IS110-like element ISMtsp7 family transposase produces MQMLAIDLAKQSFHVHGVDADGQVISRRVGRTKLPALVASLAPKVIAMEACATAHHWARAFLAAGHEVRLINPRFVKPFVRGSKNDAVDAEAIFDAASRPTMRFVPVKSTEQQDLQSLHRVRDRLVSQRTNLINHTRGLLAEYGLIYPKGAARFPARVRAELSEAGLSPMARATFAALLDELETLETRLERLDDQLRAICREDVVCRRLMTLPGVGPVVATALKASVGDARQFRSGRELAAWIGLVPRQYSTGGKPHLGGVGRRANHYLRRQLVHGARAVALRLATKTDPRSRWFQAVIDRRGFNKGIVAMANKTARIAWAMLRREEDYARA; encoded by the coding sequence ATGCAGATGCTCGCGATCGATCTGGCCAAGCAGTCGTTTCACGTTCACGGCGTCGATGCCGATGGTCAGGTGATCTCCCGGCGCGTCGGGCGCACCAAACTTCCGGCGCTGGTGGCCAGCCTCGCCCCGAAGGTGATCGCCATGGAGGCTTGCGCCACGGCCCATCATTGGGCGCGAGCTTTCCTCGCGGCCGGGCATGAGGTTCGGCTGATCAACCCGCGCTTCGTCAAGCCGTTCGTGCGCGGCTCGAAGAACGATGCCGTCGACGCCGAGGCGATCTTCGACGCCGCCTCACGTCCCACGATGCGGTTTGTGCCTGTGAAGTCGACCGAGCAGCAAGACCTGCAGTCGCTTCATCGCGTCCGCGATCGGCTGGTCTCGCAACGCACGAACCTGATCAATCATACCCGTGGGCTCCTGGCTGAGTACGGCCTCATCTACCCGAAGGGTGCGGCCCGCTTTCCAGCGCGTGTGCGGGCGGAACTTTCCGAGGCGGGACTGTCGCCGATGGCGCGAGCCACCTTCGCGGCCCTGCTCGACGAGTTGGAGACCCTGGAGACGCGGCTTGAGCGGCTCGACGATCAACTTCGGGCGATCTGCCGCGAAGACGTCGTCTGCCGCCGCCTGATGACGTTGCCTGGCGTGGGCCCGGTCGTCGCCACCGCCCTCAAGGCCAGCGTCGGCGATGCCCGCCAGTTCCGCTCAGGGCGCGAACTCGCGGCCTGGATCGGCTTGGTGCCGCGACAGTACTCCACCGGCGGCAAGCCGCACCTCGGGGGCGTCGGACGCCGGGCCAACCACTATCTGCGGCGCCAACTCGTGCACGGCGCCCGCGCGGTCGCCTTGCGCCTGGCCACGAAGACCGATCCGCGCTCACGCTGGTTCCAGGCGGTGATCGACCGGCGCGGGTTCAACAAGGGGATCGTGGCGATGGCCAACAAGACCGCGCGGATAGCCTGGGCGATGCTGAGGCGCGAGGAGGATTACGCCCGCGCCTGA
- a CDS encoding IS30-like element ISMtsp4 family transposase: MAGRRRSDRALREKLRSPGRPGVGLRETRRGFWAFLAQGLSSEVAAMKLGISPPVGSRWFRTAGGMAPSHLSPSSKSPSARYLSLAEREEIAILQAQGHGVRDVARRLGRAASTISRELRRNAATRSGGLDYRATTAQWHAERAARRPKPAKLAGNAALRTYVQERLAGTVATPGGSALPGPSVAWKGRRHGRRQSRRWGRSWSPQQIAERLRLDFPGDTTMRISHEAIYQALYIQGRGALKRELTACLRTGRALRVPRARSLGRGRSFVTPEVLISERPPEVEDRAVPGHWEGDLILGLKSSAIGTLVERTTRFTMLLHLPPMDGHGVTPRAKNGPALAGHGAQAVREAIAGTIARLPEQLRRSLTWDQGTEMAEHARLRIDAGLQVYFCDPRSPWQRGTNENTNGLLRQYFPKGTDLSAHSANDLAAVAAALNSRPRKTLNWKTPAEALDAVLAAVQDGVATTA, translated from the coding sequence ATGGCAGGTCGGCGGCGTTCGGATCGGGCACTTCGCGAGAAGCTGCGGTCACCGGGTCGTCCCGGGGTCGGTCTGCGCGAGACGCGGCGGGGGTTCTGGGCGTTCCTCGCGCAGGGTCTCTCCAGCGAGGTCGCAGCGATGAAGCTCGGGATCTCGCCACCGGTCGGCTCGCGGTGGTTCCGGACAGCAGGCGGAATGGCACCTTCCCACCTGTCACCATCATCCAAGTCGCCTTCTGCGCGCTACCTGTCGTTGGCTGAGCGGGAGGAGATCGCGATCCTACAAGCGCAAGGTCACGGGGTCCGGGACGTCGCTCGGCGTCTGGGACGGGCGGCGTCGACCATCTCGCGGGAATTGCGCCGCAATGCGGCGACCCGCAGTGGCGGCCTGGACTATCGCGCCACGACCGCGCAGTGGCACGCTGAACGCGCGGCACGCCGGCCCAAGCCAGCAAAACTGGCGGGGAACGCAGCGCTGCGGACGTACGTGCAGGAGCGGCTCGCCGGAACTGTCGCGACACCGGGCGGGAGCGCTCTGCCTGGCCCTAGCGTTGCCTGGAAGGGACGGCGGCACGGGCGACGCCAGAGCCGGCGATGGGGTCGATCCTGGAGTCCGCAGCAGATCGCCGAGCGCCTACGGCTCGACTTTCCGGGCGATACGACGATGCGCATCAGTCACGAGGCGATCTATCAGGCGCTCTACATCCAGGGCCGGGGCGCGCTGAAGCGTGAGCTGACCGCGTGTCTTCGCACAGGACGGGCTTTGCGTGTGCCGCGGGCCCGCAGCCTGGGCCGAGGCAGGTCGTTCGTCACCCCCGAGGTGCTCATCAGCGAGCGTCCGCCCGAGGTGGAGGACCGCGCGGTGCCGGGGCACTGGGAAGGAGATCTGATCCTGGGTCTGAAGAGTTCGGCGATCGGGACCCTGGTCGAGCGCACGACGCGCTTTACGATGCTGCTGCATCTTCCGCCGATGGACGGCCATGGGGTGACACCGCGTGCGAAGAACGGCCCGGCGCTGGCGGGGCACGGGGCCCAGGCGGTGCGCGAGGCGATCGCCGGCACGATCGCGCGCTTGCCCGAGCAGCTGCGGCGCTCGTTGACCTGGGACCAGGGTACCGAGATGGCCGAGCACGCGCGCTTGCGGATCGACGCGGGTCTGCAGGTCTACTTCTGCGATCCACGCTCACCCTGGCAGCGGGGGACGAACGAGAATACGAACGGGTTACTGCGACAGTACTTCCCGAAAGGAACGGATCTGAGCGCCCACAGCGCGAACGATCTTGCTGCTGTGGCCGCAGCCCTCAACAGCAGACCGCGCAAGACGCTGAACTGGAAGACGCCGGCAGAGGCGCTCGACGCTGTGCTGGCTGCCGTGCAAGATGGTGTTGCGACGACCGCTTGA
- a CDS encoding IS3 family transposase has protein sequence MSENQAHFPIAVMARVLGVSKAGDYAWVGRPLSARAQADEVLLRRIRTIHLGSRQTYGSPRVQAELRDQGEAHSRKRIARLMREAGLVGACHRRGGPMTTRRDQEARPAPDLVDRSCAADEPNRLWVADITSIPTSAGVRSLAIVLDAFSRRIVGWSMADHLRTELVLGALEMAVGQRKPRDVIHHSDQGSHLGFKRSSQHHLARQPAQRRAPLPASSSSASCAVCC, from the coding sequence ATGAGCGAGAACCAGGCGCACTTCCCGATTGCCGTCATGGCGCGCGTGCTGGGCGTCTCGAAGGCCGGGGACTACGCCTGGGTCGGCCGACCCCTCTCGGCGCGGGCTCAGGCGGACGAGGTGCTGCTCCGGCGCATCCGCACGATCCACCTGGGCTCGCGTCAGACCTACGGCTCGCCGCGGGTCCAGGCGGAGTTGCGTGACCAGGGCGAGGCTCACAGCCGCAAGCGGATTGCGCGGCTGATGCGCGAGGCGGGTCTCGTCGGGGCGTGCCATCGCCGCGGCGGACCCATGACGACGCGGCGCGATCAGGAGGCCAGACCAGCTCCGGACCTGGTCGACCGCAGCTGTGCGGCCGATGAACCCAACCGGCTCTGGGTCGCGGACATCACCTCCATCCCGACGAGTGCAGGGGTCCGCTCCCTGGCCATCGTGCTCGACGCGTTCAGCCGCCGGATCGTCGGCTGGTCAATGGCTGATCATCTGCGAACTGAACTGGTACTCGGCGCACTCGAGATGGCCGTTGGCCAGAGAAAGCCGCGAGACGTGATCCACCACTCGGATCAGGGCTCGCACCTTGGGTTCAAGCGGTCGTCGCAACACCATCTTGCACGGCAGCCAGCACAGCGTCGAGCGCCTCTGCCGGCGTCTTCCAGTTCAGCGTCTTGCGCGGTCTGCTGTTGA
- a CDS encoding NAD(P)/FAD-dependent oxidoreductase encodes MFGESIVTACSILKTGTSRRPLRHAVVMGGSFAGLLAARVLSDHVERVTILERDELVRGPEPHKSVPQGHHLNALLVRGQLIAEALLPGLTDELVAAGSVLVNGGREFAWYHLGGWRVRYDSDLFFLSLSRPLLESRIAERVRALPNVTVLDGVRTIGLRSDGSRITGVRLARAGGQHQTDEIEADLVVDATGRGSSTPQWLTELGFSGPETELFGARVTYSTCTFRRSDERLDWRALMVSDKTARRGGSLVPIEGGRWLVTLPSFFDEPSPQDHDAFLAFARSLAVPDLYDVIRTCEPMSEIKRYRFVGSLRRRYERLERFPEGLIVIGDAVCSFNPVYAQGMTVSAIEAEALNRTLACVARDGGIGPDFARRWFQTIKPAVDVAWNGISLEDLRFPELAAQRPFRMRPVQWYMERVHRATHRSPAVTDQFYRVLNFLDPPSRLFRPSVITEILFGGRGDPPPKALPRGAPLGEVT; translated from the coding sequence ATGTTCGGAGAATCGATCGTGACAGCCTGTTCAATTTTGAAAACCGGCACGTCCCGCCGCCCGCTTCGCCACGCCGTGGTCATGGGCGGCAGCTTCGCGGGCCTGCTGGCCGCGCGCGTCCTCTCGGACCATGTCGAGCGTGTCACGATCCTCGAACGGGATGAACTGGTCCGCGGCCCCGAGCCGCACAAGAGCGTGCCGCAAGGCCATCATCTGAACGCCCTCCTGGTGCGCGGTCAGTTGATTGCGGAGGCCCTGCTGCCGGGCCTGACCGACGAGCTCGTGGCCGCAGGCTCCGTTCTGGTCAATGGCGGGCGCGAATTTGCCTGGTACCACCTGGGCGGCTGGCGCGTCCGGTACGACAGCGACCTCTTCTTTCTGTCGTTGAGCCGACCGCTGCTCGAGAGCAGGATCGCGGAGCGGGTTCGCGCCTTGCCGAATGTGACGGTTCTCGACGGGGTCCGGACAATAGGCCTGCGTAGCGATGGCAGCAGGATCACGGGCGTCCGTCTTGCCAGAGCGGGCGGTCAGCACCAAACCGACGAGATCGAGGCGGATCTCGTCGTCGATGCGACGGGTCGGGGCAGTTCGACGCCGCAGTGGCTGACGGAGCTGGGCTTTTCGGGGCCGGAGACCGAGCTCTTCGGCGCCCGCGTCACCTATTCGACCTGCACGTTTCGCCGCTCGGACGAGCGATTGGACTGGCGCGCCTTGATGGTGAGCGACAAGACCGCCCGGCGCGGCGGCAGCCTGGTCCCCATCGAGGGCGGCCGGTGGCTGGTGACGCTGCCCAGCTTCTTCGACGAACCATCGCCGCAGGACCATGACGCATTCCTGGCGTTCGCGCGCTCGTTGGCGGTGCCCGATCTCTACGACGTGATCCGCACGTGCGAGCCCATGTCGGAGATCAAGCGCTACCGCTTCGTCGGCAGCCTGCGGCGGCGGTACGAGCGGCTCGAGCGGTTCCCCGAGGGGCTGATCGTCATCGGAGATGCCGTGTGCAGCTTCAACCCGGTCTACGCTCAGGGCATGACGGTCAGCGCGATCGAGGCGGAGGCTCTCAACCGCACGCTGGCCTGCGTCGCGCGCGACGGCGGGATCGGTCCGGATTTCGCCCGGCGTTGGTTCCAGACCATTAAGCCAGCGGTCGACGTCGCCTGGAACGGCATATCGCTGGAGGATCTCCGCTTTCCCGAATTGGCGGCGCAGCGGCCGTTCCGTATGCGTCCAGTGCAATGGTACATGGAGCGCGTCCATCGGGCGACGCACCGAAGCCCCGCCGTGACCGATCAATTCTATCGGGTCCTGAACTTCCTCGATCCGCCGTCCAGGCTCTTCCGCCCGAGCGTGATCACCGAGATTCTGTTCGGGGGCCGGGGCGACCCGCCGCCGAAGGCGCTACCGCGTGGTGCGCCGCTGGGCGAAGTGACGTAG
- a CDS encoding IS110-like element ISMtsp9 family transposase, with protein sequence MLSPGLVAGIDAGKHFLDLGFHPAGKPMRCDNNPAGIKRLIAALRQRGVIRVALEAIGPYAQPLVHALVAAGFTVALIDPRRVKAFRTAEGLIAKTDRLDAALIARFAHRMSESLRPVPTADQVTLKALSTRRRQLTELIAMEKTRLAQALDPMIVDSHRAVLEALTRTCAEVEAELDRRIAADPALARKRIILTSIPGIGRRIAGVLITDMPELGRLDRKAAASLAGMAPHPSQSGAHPGRHAIAGGRPCLRTAFYMAGMVAARACPAFRKPYRAMRDAGKPAKLAIVATGRRVVTLANALLRANKTFDQSDLVTCQATSGTAPLATTGQHQHALA encoded by the coding sequence ATGCTCAGTCCCGGACTGGTGGCCGGCATCGATGCCGGCAAGCACTTCCTCGATCTCGGCTTCCATCCTGCCGGCAAGCCGATGCGCTGCGACAACAATCCGGCCGGCATCAAGCGCCTGATCGCGGCCTTGCGGCAACGAGGCGTCATTCGCGTCGCCCTGGAGGCGATCGGTCCTTACGCTCAGCCTCTCGTGCATGCCCTCGTTGCCGCCGGCTTCACGGTGGCGCTGATTGATCCGCGACGGGTCAAGGCCTTCCGCACTGCCGAGGGGCTGATCGCCAAGACCGACCGGCTGGACGCGGCGCTGATCGCCCGCTTTGCTCATCGCATGAGCGAGTCTCTGCGCCCGGTTCCCACGGCCGACCAGGTGACCCTCAAGGCTCTGTCGACGCGCCGGCGCCAGCTCACCGAGCTGATCGCCATGGAGAAGACCCGGCTGGCCCAGGCCCTCGATCCGATGATCGTCGACAGCCACCGGGCCGTCCTCGAGGCCCTGACGCGGACTTGTGCCGAGGTTGAAGCCGAGCTCGACCGGCGCATCGCTGCCGACCCGGCCTTGGCCCGTAAGCGCATCATCCTCACCTCGATCCCGGGGATCGGCCGGCGCATCGCCGGCGTGCTGATCACCGATATGCCCGAGCTTGGACGGCTCGACCGCAAGGCCGCCGCGAGCCTGGCTGGCATGGCTCCTCATCCCAGCCAGAGCGGGGCCCATCCCGGCCGCCATGCCATCGCTGGCGGCCGGCCGTGCCTGCGGACTGCCTTCTACATGGCCGGCATGGTCGCCGCACGCGCCTGTCCCGCTTTCCGAAAACCCTATCGCGCCATGAGAGACGCCGGCAAACCGGCCAAGCTCGCCATCGTGGCCACAGGGCGACGCGTCGTGACCCTGGCGAATGCTCTCCTCCGCGCCAACAAAACTTTCGACCAGAGCGACCTGGTGACTTGTCAGGCGACGTCCGGGACGGCTCCCCTGGCGACAACGGGGCAACACCAGCATGCGCTGGCGTGA
- a CDS encoding AmpG family muropeptide MFS transporter — translation MSMTEPAFVRSEKTPFWSALFTDRRIAPALGLGFTSGIPFLLVYATQSAWLSDIGISLATIGLLSELTLAYKFKFVWAPFLDRYDPPLLGRVLGRRRGWIVVAQAGVMAMLTGIAFGDPANWLGWTIALSLALGFAGATLDLVIDGWRITSVRPPEKQAVLSSWTEIGWRVGNLAAGAGALLLADRIGWRGAYLSMGALMLAGMLAAVLAPEPPSDQLPHQARAGFVDTVWAPIRELLTRLGPMAPAILLLVAGFRMPGYVASAMAVPLFKHQGFSNTDIATVTKLFGFWIGLGGTFLAGALVPRIGMLPSLLIGTVAGSASHLSLAYLAAHGGDGGTAFWTFATTVSIDGFAYAFASVVLITYMSTLASEEHAASQFGLLTSLCAFPGSVLAGFSGFVVEWTGFPWFFVWTSLIGLPVALLAFYVWAKAGISDEAPPQPRAAS, via the coding sequence ATGAGCATGACTGAACCAGCTTTCGTCAGGTCTGAGAAGACGCCGTTCTGGTCGGCGCTGTTCACGGATCGGCGGATCGCGCCGGCACTCGGGCTCGGCTTCACTTCCGGCATTCCGTTCCTGCTCGTCTACGCCACGCAATCGGCATGGCTGTCCGACATCGGCATCTCACTCGCGACAATCGGCCTCCTGAGCGAGCTGACCCTCGCCTACAAGTTCAAGTTCGTGTGGGCCCCGTTCCTGGACCGCTACGACCCGCCCCTGCTCGGGCGCGTGCTCGGCCGCCGGCGCGGCTGGATCGTCGTCGCCCAAGCGGGCGTGATGGCGATGCTGACCGGCATCGCGTTCGGCGACCCGGCGAACTGGCTCGGCTGGACGATCGCGCTGTCCCTGGCCCTGGGCTTCGCCGGCGCAACGCTCGACCTCGTCATCGACGGCTGGCGCATCACCAGCGTGCGGCCGCCCGAGAAGCAGGCCGTGCTGTCGTCCTGGACGGAGATCGGCTGGCGGGTCGGCAACCTCGCGGCTGGCGCAGGCGCGCTGCTTCTGGCCGACAGGATCGGCTGGCGCGGCGCCTATCTCAGCATGGGCGCGCTGATGCTCGCTGGAATGCTCGCCGCCGTGCTGGCACCCGAGCCGCCGTCGGACCAGCTCCCCCATCAAGCCCGAGCCGGCTTCGTCGACACGGTCTGGGCTCCCATCCGAGAACTCCTGACGCGGCTCGGCCCGATGGCGCCAGCAATCCTGCTGCTCGTCGCGGGTTTCCGTATGCCGGGCTACGTCGCGAGTGCGATGGCAGTCCCGCTGTTCAAGCACCAGGGCTTCTCCAACACCGACATCGCCACGGTCACCAAGCTCTTCGGCTTCTGGATCGGGCTGGGCGGCACGTTTCTGGCTGGCGCTCTCGTCCCGCGGATCGGCATGCTGCCGAGCCTGCTGATCGGCACCGTGGCGGGCTCGGCCTCTCACTTGAGCCTCGCCTACCTCGCCGCCCACGGAGGCGACGGCGGGACGGCCTTCTGGACTTTCGCGACCACCGTCAGCATCGATGGGTTCGCGTATGCGTTCGCCTCAGTCGTGCTCATCACCTACATGTCAACGCTTGCTTCCGAGGAGCATGCGGCGAGCCAATTCGGGCTTCTGACGTCCCTGTGTGCATTCCCGGGCAGCGTGCTGGCGGGATTTTCGGGTTTCGTCGTCGAGTGGACGGGCTTTCCCTGGTTCTTCGTCTGGACGTCCCTGATCGGCCTGCCGGTGGCACTGCTCGCGTTCTACGTCTGGGCCAAGGCCGGCATCTCCGACGAGGCCCCACCCCAGCCCAGGGCAGCGTCGTAA
- a CDS encoding BLUF domain-containing protein: protein MRDARKMGQSLPLIAHLAEELAFALAGELVAENYKRPSTALRRLADAKALLDHYGYPAGPMLAETVEIAITQGSVLPHGPEARVTKTTSGVSPYNFEERFKTQVWTSEVCVLYVSRRLATDTDIHDIVEKSLSRNPNVGITGALVSSKSHFAQYLEGHPSAVRQLMDNIEHDSRHADVTTFLVASLPKRRFGSWSLAYSGASKYVDQHMKSLIEAASPATEEQQIMLLLALMEKSIK, encoded by the coding sequence ATGCGCGATGCCCGCAAGATGGGACAATCTCTGCCACTCATTGCCCATCTGGCAGAGGAACTGGCCTTCGCGCTGGCAGGCGAACTCGTCGCCGAAAACTACAAGCGGCCGAGCACAGCCCTCAGGCGGTTGGCGGACGCCAAGGCTCTCCTGGATCACTACGGCTACCCGGCTGGGCCGATGCTCGCCGAAACGGTCGAGATCGCCATCACGCAAGGCAGCGTGCTCCCTCACGGGCCGGAAGCCCGCGTCACGAAAACCACATCGGGCGTGTCGCCGTACAACTTCGAAGAGAGGTTCAAAACGCAGGTTTGGACATCCGAGGTATGTGTGCTTTATGTCAGCCGTAGATTGGCCACCGACACAGACATTCATGACATTGTCGAGAAATCTTTGAGTCGAAATCCGAATGTTGGGATCACCGGTGCACTTGTTTCTTCAAAATCTCATTTTGCGCAGTATTTGGAAGGTCATCCCTCGGCAGTAAGACAGCTAATGGACAACATCGAGCACGATAGTCGGCACGCAGACGTGACCACTTTTCTGGTCGCGAGCTTGCCGAAGCGCCGGTTCGGCAGTTGGTCACTGGCCTACTCGGGCGCCTCAAAGTACGTAGACCAGCACATGAAGTCATTGATCGAGGCAGCATCGCCTGCCACAGAGGAACAGCAGATAATGTTATTATTGGCATTGATGGAGAAGTCCATCAAATAA
- a CDS encoding IS701 family transposase yields the protein MDPLNTVLAGQPRFGAYVGTLSDVLGHADRIAPLKAYCTGLLLPGTRKSIAPMAAQIAPARVQATHQVLHHFVANGEWSDAALLARVRAVVLPVIESRGPIQAWIVEDTGFPRKGRHSVGVGRQSCGQVGKQDDCQVAVTLSLANGQASLPIAYRLYLPEAWAHDAQRRMKAGVPQEIGFQTKPEIALDQIRAARAERVPPGLVLADAGYGSDAAFRTALTALGLRYSLGIAASTGLWPPGTAPLPPEPWSGRGRPPTRMRRSPDHEPLSAETLARALPDAAWQEVRWRAGTNGLSASRFAAVRVRPAHRDEQRRGPGPEEWVLIEWPDGEDAPTQYWISTLPAETSLAELVSRTKLRWRIERDYTELKQEIGLGHYEGRGWRGFHHHASLCIAAYGFLVCERGRFSPAGPELARLHTPDRPAGDRSRGTPDPARASWA from the coding sequence ATGGATCCCCTGAACACTGTCCTGGCTGGCCAGCCGCGCTTCGGCGCCTACGTCGGCACCCTCTCGGACGTCCTTGGCCATGCGGACCGGATCGCGCCGCTCAAGGCCTACTGCACCGGTCTCCTCCTGCCGGGCACGCGCAAGAGCATCGCGCCGATGGCGGCCCAGATCGCCCCCGCCCGCGTTCAGGCCACCCATCAGGTGCTGCACCACTTCGTGGCTAATGGTGAGTGGTCCGACGCCGCGTTGCTGGCTCGGGTCCGCGCCGTGGTTCTGCCCGTCATCGAGAGCCGGGGCCCGATCCAGGCCTGGATCGTCGAGGATACCGGCTTTCCCAGGAAGGGCCGGCACTCGGTCGGCGTGGGCCGGCAATCCTGCGGCCAGGTCGGCAAACAGGATGACTGCCAAGTTGCCGTGACGCTCTCGCTGGCCAACGGCCAGGCCAGCCTGCCGATCGCCTACCGCCTCTACCTGCCGGAAGCGTGGGCTCACGATGCGCAGCGGCGCATGAAGGCCGGCGTGCCTCAGGAGATCGGCTTCCAGACCAAGCCGGAGATCGCCCTGGATCAGATCCGGGCCGCACGGGCCGAGCGTGTGCCGCCCGGTCTCGTCCTGGCCGACGCCGGATACGGGAGCGATGCGGCGTTCCGCACGGCCCTGACGGCGTTGGGATTGCGCTACAGCCTCGGCATTGCCGCTTCGACCGGCCTGTGGCCGCCCGGAACGGCGCCCTTGCCGCCCGAGCCCTGGAGCGGGCGTGGTCGGCCGCCGACCCGGATGCGGCGCAGCCCCGATCACGAGCCGCTCTCGGCCGAGACGCTGGCACGCGCGCTGCCGGACGCGGCCTGGCAGGAGGTCAGGTGGCGTGCGGGCACGAACGGACTCTCGGCGTCGCGCTTCGCGGCGGTGCGGGTGCGCCCGGCGCATCGCGACGAGCAGCGACGCGGGCCTGGTCCCGAGGAGTGGGTCCTGATCGAGTGGCCGGACGGCGAGGATGCACCGACGCAGTACTGGATCTCGACCCTGCCGGCCGAGACGTCCCTGGCCGAGCTCGTCAGCCGGACGAAGCTGCGCTGGCGCATCGAGCGGGACTACACGGAACTGAAGCAGGAGATCGGGCTCGGTCACTACGAGGGGCGGGGCTGGCGCGGCTTTCATCACCATGCCAGCTTGTGCATTGCCGCGTACGGGTTCCTGGTCTGCGAACGGGGCCGGTTCTCCCCCGCGGGACCCGAGCTCGCCAGGCTCCACACGCCCGACCGACCCGCAGGTGACAGATCCCGCGGCACCCCCGACCCGGCCCGCGCGTCGTGGGCCTGA
- a CDS encoding GDP-mannose 4,6-dehydratase: MKSALITGITGQDGAYLAQFLLSKGYTVYGVTRRSSAQDRCSQRLAWLGIADRVHCIDGDISDLSSLIRVVRSVQPTEIYNLAAQSFVNTSWMQPVLTGMITGLGCANVLEAVRLAAPDARFYQASSSEMFGRIQQPVQCETTPFYPRSPYGAAKLYAHWMTINYRESFGLHASTGILFNHESPLRGIEFVTRKVSDGVARIKLGMARDLRLGNIDARRDWGHARDYVRAMWLMLQQDAPDDYVVATGRSVTVREMCEIAFDHVGLSLSDHLVIDPDLFRPAEVDVLIGDAAKARRVLGWEPTVSLEEMVREMVDADLHRHSRDGSRPRPARRPVTRDPRASLSLRKGPTGSRARRPHIATTSCMPND; the protein is encoded by the coding sequence ATGAAATCGGCTCTCATCACTGGAATTACCGGACAGGACGGTGCCTATCTGGCTCAGTTTTTGCTGAGCAAGGGTTACACCGTCTATGGCGTGACCAGACGTTCGAGCGCGCAGGATCGATGCTCTCAGCGTCTCGCATGGCTCGGCATCGCCGATCGCGTTCACTGCATCGACGGCGACATCTCCGACCTGTCGAGCCTGATCCGCGTCGTGCGCAGCGTCCAGCCCACCGAGATCTACAATCTCGCAGCGCAGTCCTTCGTCAACACCTCGTGGATGCAACCTGTGCTCACCGGTATGATCACCGGTCTCGGCTGCGCGAACGTTCTCGAAGCGGTGCGACTCGCCGCACCCGATGCGCGCTTCTATCAGGCATCGTCATCGGAAATGTTCGGTCGCATCCAGCAGCCGGTGCAGTGCGAGACGACCCCGTTCTACCCCCGCTCGCCGTACGGGGCTGCCAAGCTCTACGCGCACTGGATGACCATCAACTACCGTGAGAGCTTCGGTCTGCATGCCTCGACCGGCATCCTATTCAATCACGAGAGCCCGTTGCGGGGGATCGAATTCGTCACGCGCAAGGTCAGCGACGGCGTGGCACGAATCAAGCTCGGAATGGCGCGTGACCTGAGGCTGGGCAACATCGACGCCAGACGCGACTGGGGTCACGCCCGGGACTACGTCCGAGCGATGTGGCTGATGCTGCAGCAGGACGCGCCGGATGATTACGTCGTGGCGACGGGACGCTCGGTGACGGTCCGGGAGATGTGCGAGATCGCTTTCGACCACGTGGGTCTGTCGTTGAGCGACCATCTGGTGATCGATCCCGATCTCTTCCGGCCCGCCGAGGTCGATGTCCTGATCGGCGATGCCGCGAAGGCGCGACGGGTGCTGGGCTGGGAACCGACGGTGAGCTTGGAGGAGATGGTGCGCGAGATGGTCGATGCCGATCTTCACCGGCACTCTCGCGACGGGAGCCGGCCCCGGCCCGCGCGCAGACCGGTGACGCGAGATCCGCGCGCCTCGCTGTCGCTGCGCAAGGGTCCCACGGGTTCACGGGCGCGTCGACCGCACATTGCCACCACCAGTTGTATGCCGAACGACTGA